The sequence below is a genomic window from Pogoniulus pusillus isolate bPogPus1 chromosome 10, bPogPus1.pri, whole genome shotgun sequence.
CTCCCAACCCTTAAATCCCTTAAGAAGGAAGTGAAAAGCAATTGCTCTTGCATTTCATGCTGCCCAgacgctcccagctcctccagtaaggctaagcattccaacaggctcatgccaaactctcccacagttgtttgagaccatcacagcaaactaacagcaagttgctgctctactctcagaccacagaggctgcctagggagtcgccgtccctgcagctgctcaagaaaagcctggatgaggcacttagtgccatggcctagctgactggagagggctggggctaggttgggctggatgagcttggagctctcttccaacctggctgattccatgattctaagtgtacaaataccccagctgtgtgctttgaaccttgtcaataagctttctgcagagactgAATGATAAGAAACAGGTTGGTTGTAGTTATTAACAACCTTTGCCTGGATACCAACATTAATATTGGTTATTAATTGTGCATCACTCATAACGCACCCATTCCATGGCTCTTGGAGTTCCCACAGTGAGAACAGCAAAGGATGGCACACCCCAAGCACTCCTCACCACGTattcactgccagcacccagcacgggAAGACAGCCAGGACAGGAAGATAAATCACACGGCGTAACAATCGGAGCCACCGcagctaaggggggaaaaaccaaacaccaaccaatatatctcaagccacaacaaagacttacttcagcagcaccatccaagatATCCTTCATGAACTTAACCatgtcctctgtcttctccaggtgtctgtctggcagcaaacactgctggttggaggcattcaaggcgacGGTAGTACGGATGGTCAGCTCGCTGGCAATGGAAAGCAGATGGGTTACAGGTTTGAAGAGCCACAgtgtaaaacactgcaaagcaaagaattccTACAGCATGTCAGAGGGCGCTCAGTGAGCTtctccctgtgtgtgttcccttaaaggcaagaggggaagggggaagagaatggtACAAAAAAGCTTCTCAGCAGTACTTTGTCCCCTCACATCCGTGCAGGCAACGCGATGGAAGCTTACTGCATTTCACACCCCCACAGGTAGCTCatgacttccccagcagcaagagatcaCAGACAGGAACCTTGCACATGAAACGTACTACTAAGGTAACACAGGAAGTCTTTCAGcatgcaaaggcaaaagcacaacccaaaacattccacatggccacatccagctgaagaacgaaaaactgctggaaccagttcagagcaggaccacgaggatgagccaagggctggagcacttctaagaggataggctgagggagctggggctgctcagcctgaaggggacaagactccagggagactttaaagctacctcccagtacctgaagggaacctgcagcaggaaggctgcagagggactttttccataagggtgtctaaagacagggcaaggggaatggtttgaagctgagggagagcagggctgctcagagtggatctgaggaagaagttcttcagcatgagagtactttggcttgcagagacagaaacactGTAATGCCTGTTCATGAATTGACAGCCAAGGTCACAAGCGTGCTTCTGTCAGCAATTACTGCTTCTATGCCCACCAATCACACAGTAGTGTGTCCTTTGTGAAGAAACAGCATCTGAGGCCAGCTGCACCAAGTATTCAgcgacaaaacaaagcaaatcaacaaaacaaatctcctACTTACCCagcccaaaaagcaaacacttctctgccagagaaacaggcagaaacatctcagcagacagacagaagagcTTGCACAGGAGAAGCAGGTGAAGGAGGTCTCCTTTTTGGCACCTATAAAGCACCAGATCAGTCACATCACTTTAACTTCAAGTGAGAGACAGCTGCTTTTAGATTCACTGCATTCAGGTGTTCATCTAGAGACAGCCCACAGAAATCCAGAACTTGTGCTCCCTGAGTCCCCGGGAAGCTCCTAGAATCTTCCAGAGCACAAGCACAGGATGTTGTGCATGCTTTGATCACCCAGAGAAAACTTACAGAGCTGACATCTTCAACtctggtttttcccttccttcactcCAAAGGCCAGAGAAGAAGTAGTCAACTGCAAATGCCAAGCAACTTAACTCCCGAATGATGCATTTGAAGACAATGACCATTAAGGGCAAATGTCAAGCATCTTGTTAACCTACTCCAATGTGCCTTGTCTGtactgagtgcagccagcatccttcatgcacttcatgctgcttctctgagggaGCTCAGTTGTATGCCTCTCTTAAAGAAAGCATCAAGAATGAAATGGGACTCTCCTGaaatcagaagcacaggcaaTGCATAACCATTCTTTACAGCCCCAGTTACAAACTGACATAACTTTGAATGTGCCTAATGCCCTGCAGAGTTAACTAAGGAAAACCTAAGTTACAGCTGTAATAGAGAAGTTAATTTAACAGAGGCCACATTTAATagagggatgagattgaacaaggccaagggcagggttctgcactttggccacaacaaccccgagcagcactgcaggctggggacagaggggctgagagcagccaggcagagagggccctgggggtgctggcagagaggagctgaagaggaggcagcagtgtgcccaggtgggcagcagagccaatggcatcctgggctggctcaggagcagtgtgggcagcaggacaagggaggttcttctgcccttgtgctcagcactgctcaggccacactttgagtactgtgtccagttgtggaatcctcaattcaggagaaatgttgaggtgctggaaggtgtttggagaagggcagcaaggctggggaggggcctggaacacaaaccctatgaggagaggctgagggagctgggggggtgcagcctgcagcagaggaggctcagggcaaagctcattgctgtctgcagctccctgcagggaggctgtagccaggtggggttgggctctgctgccaggcagccagcaccagaacaaggggacacagtctcaaggtgtgccagggcaccCAGGAAAGGGAAGAGTTCTTCATCATACTGTTTTCAGTTCATTAACACCAGATACAAGAGCAGAAAGAATATTCAACCAAGGATTTACTCACTCCATTAGCAAACTGTTCATGTAGTCATTTCCATCCATGTGGCCAAACTGGAAATCCCTGCAAGATTTCCACCCTCTCCTTCCCAGGTCtattcccagtccatcccactcccagtctcctcccggtccttcccagttcctttgaatcccacccactccctacaaccccctcccagtcccaccccagtctctttcaatcccatcccactcctttcccagtacatcccagtcccctcccagttcttCTCAGTACCTTCCAGGCT
It includes:
- the LOC135178533 gene encoding uncharacterized protein LOC135178533 isoform X1, coding for MLWYQAVELFEMQFLLADGSEMDFLWLWGQKCLCGAKKETSFTCFSCASSSVCLLRCFCLFLWQRSVCFLGWRADHPYYRRLECLQPAVFAARQTPGEDRGHAAVAPIVTPCDLSSCPGCLPVLGAGSEYVVRSAWGVPSFAVLTVGTPRAMEWAQAGDGLLQRSKRVLYEAKAAVMVEFIAYSVR
- the LOC135178533 gene encoding uncharacterized protein LOC135178533 isoform X2, producing the protein MLAALSTDKAHWSAKKETSFTCFSCASSSVCLLRCFCLFLWQRSVCFLGWRADHPYYRRLECLQPAVFAARQTPGEDRGHAAVAPIVTPCDLSSCPGCLPVLGAGSEYVVRSAWGVPSFAVLTVGTPRAMEWAQAGDGLLQRSKRVLYEAKAAVMVEFIAYSVR
- the LOC135178533 gene encoding protein disulfide-isomerase TMX3-like isoform X3, whose protein sequence is MSYLWGCEMHELTIRTTVALNASNQQCLLPDRHLEKTEDMVKFMKDILDGAAEAQAGDGLLQRSKRVLYEAKAAVMVEFIAYSVR